In the Pseudonocardia cypriaca genome, one interval contains:
- a CDS encoding carbohydrate ABC transporter permease encodes MTTTAVPAAGAPASGAPAVARPVGRNRETWVALGFILPSVFGFVVFYLWPSVRGFGLSLTDYQFFSDTSFVGLANYQRLLGDETFWNAMLVTVWYVVLNIGFQTVLAILLAVLLHRLTRSVVIRGLVLAPYLVANVVVALLWFWMLDAQIGIVNQILSWFGIGPISFFGSESWAIPTIAFVNTWRHLGYTALLIFAGLVMIPRTLYEAGRVDGASEWQMFWRITMPLLRPVLALVLVITVVGSFQVFDTVAVTTMGGPADASRVIQYYIFDLAFERLDYGYASAVSVVLLVILSVIAFVQLRLMRANESDLA; translated from the coding sequence ATGACCACCACCGCCGTGCCCGCCGCGGGTGCTCCCGCCTCCGGTGCCCCCGCCGTCGCCCGCCCCGTCGGCCGCAACCGTGAGACCTGGGTGGCGCTGGGCTTCATCCTCCCGTCGGTCTTCGGGTTCGTCGTGTTCTACCTGTGGCCGTCGGTGCGCGGGTTCGGCCTGAGCCTCACCGACTACCAGTTCTTCTCCGACACGTCCTTCGTCGGGCTCGCCAACTACCAGCGGCTGCTCGGCGACGAGACGTTCTGGAACGCCATGCTGGTGACGGTCTGGTACGTCGTGCTCAACATCGGCTTCCAGACCGTGCTCGCGATCCTGCTGGCGGTGCTGCTGCACCGGCTCACCCGCTCGGTCGTGATCCGCGGGCTCGTGCTGGCGCCCTACCTGGTGGCGAACGTCGTGGTCGCGCTGCTGTGGTTCTGGATGCTCGACGCGCAGATCGGGATCGTGAACCAGATCCTGTCCTGGTTCGGGATCGGCCCGATCTCGTTCTTCGGCAGCGAGTCGTGGGCCATCCCGACGATCGCGTTCGTCAACACGTGGCGCCACCTCGGCTACACCGCGCTGCTGATCTTCGCGGGGCTGGTGATGATCCCGCGCACGCTCTACGAGGCCGGCCGCGTCGACGGCGCCAGTGAGTGGCAGATGTTCTGGCGGATCACCATGCCGCTGCTGCGCCCGGTGCTCGCGCTGGTGCTGGTCATCACCGTCGTCGGCTCGTTCCAGGTGTTCGACACGGTCGCGGTCACCACGATGGGCGGGCCTGCCGACGCCTCCCGGGTGATCCAGTACTACATCTTCGACCTCGCCTTCGAGCGTCTGGACTACGGCTACGCGTCTGCGGTGTCGGTGGTCCTGCTCGTGATCCTCTCCGTCATCGCGTTCGTGCAGCTGCGGCTGATGCGGGCGAACGAGTCGGACCTCGCCTGA
- a CDS encoding MarR family winged helix-turn-helix transcriptional regulator, producing the protein MSEQRHDLGAAFAWLARAMIKAEEPLLRAHDVEMWDYVILATLARGPASTQSELAAASGRDKTRLIPILDRLEARGLLRRTPDPADRRNRVVALTEDGLALLGSCRAAIREMEAEFLADLEPGERATFVAVLERLADSVRDR; encoded by the coding sequence GTGAGCGAGCAGCGACACGACCTCGGCGCAGCCTTCGCCTGGCTCGCCCGAGCGATGATCAAGGCTGAGGAGCCGCTGCTGCGGGCCCACGACGTCGAGATGTGGGACTACGTCATCCTCGCGACGCTCGCGCGCGGGCCGGCGTCCACGCAGTCGGAGCTCGCGGCCGCATCGGGCCGGGACAAGACGAGGCTGATCCCGATCCTCGACCGCCTCGAGGCCCGCGGCCTGCTGCGGCGCACCCCGGACCCCGCCGACCGGCGCAACCGCGTCGTCGCGCTCACGGAGGACGGCCTTGCGCTGCTCGGCTCCTGCCGGGCGGCGATCCGGGAGATGGAGGCGGAGTTCCTCGCCGATCTCGAGCCCGGCGAGCGCGCCACCTTCGTTGCGGTGCTCGAGCGGCTCGCGGACTCGGTTCGCGACCGCTGA
- a CDS encoding TIGR03086 family metal-binding protein: protein MENIVELHRRSVDGIRPVLDRLDAADLGLPTPCAGWDLRALLEHMTGQDHGFAAAVSAAHDGGEVEVTEFAPRPLGPSPAETLRRGLDEVVAAFAAGAEHPVLLPEFDARLPAGIVVQMHLVDTLVHGWDVAAALGVQDDYVAGLDAEAVAASLAMCERIPDDESREAPGASFAHALPAPDGADPWTRTLTLVGRDPAWTGDPVVRR, encoded by the coding sequence ATGGAGAACATCGTTGAGCTGCACCGCCGTTCCGTTGACGGCATCCGTCCCGTCCTCGACCGCCTCGACGCCGCCGACCTCGGCCTGCCAACGCCCTGTGCCGGCTGGGACCTGCGCGCATTGCTGGAGCACATGACCGGACAGGACCACGGCTTCGCAGCAGCCGTGTCGGCGGCGCACGACGGCGGCGAGGTGGAGGTGACCGAGTTCGCACCGCGCCCGCTCGGGCCGTCCCCGGCGGAGACCCTGCGCCGCGGGCTCGACGAGGTGGTGGCCGCGTTCGCCGCGGGTGCCGAGCACCCGGTGCTGCTGCCCGAGTTCGACGCCCGGCTGCCGGCGGGGATCGTCGTTCAGATGCACCTGGTGGACACGCTCGTGCACGGCTGGGACGTGGCCGCGGCGCTCGGCGTGCAGGACGACTACGTGGCGGGGCTGGACGCCGAGGCCGTCGCCGCTTCGCTCGCCATGTGCGAGCGGATCCCGGACGACGAGTCCCGCGAGGCTCCCGGCGCCTCCTTCGCCCACGCCCTCCCCGCCCCGGACGGCGCGGACCCCTGGACCCGCACCCTCACTCTGGTCGGCCGCGACCCGGCGTGGACGGGCGACCCCGTGGTCCGGCGGTAG
- a CDS encoding carbohydrate ABC transporter permease: protein MVTVDTAVAPTSSTPGQEAGGLTPGRVLAWACLIAIIAITLFPFYWMLRTALSNGTTLATAGTSWLPVDFTWGAFRRVLGLATLEEAQAEGGTGSAVDFWVYLRNSVLVASLITAGQVFFGALAAYAFARMRWPGRDAVFFVLLTALMVPPIFTQLPNFLLMRDLGLINTYAALVLPFFFMTPFAVFFLRQFFLGISREIEEAARLDGAGHVRTFFQLIVPMSWGPITTLALLQYVQAWNEYFWPLLVGSERSVRTLTVALGVFRSQTPQGSLDWPGLMAATLIAALPVLLLFIAFGRKIVDSIGFSGIK, encoded by the coding sequence ATGGTCACCGTCGACACCGCAGTCGCTCCGACCAGCAGCACGCCGGGCCAGGAGGCGGGCGGCCTGACACCCGGCCGCGTGCTGGCGTGGGCGTGCCTGATCGCGATCATCGCGATCACGCTGTTCCCGTTCTACTGGATGCTGCGCACCGCGCTCTCCAACGGCACCACGCTCGCCACGGCCGGCACCTCGTGGCTGCCGGTGGACTTCACCTGGGGCGCGTTCCGGCGCGTGCTCGGGCTCGCCACCCTGGAGGAGGCGCAGGCAGAGGGCGGCACCGGGTCCGCCGTCGACTTCTGGGTCTACCTGCGCAACTCGGTGCTGGTGGCGTCGCTGATCACGGCCGGGCAGGTCTTCTTCGGCGCGCTCGCCGCCTACGCGTTCGCCCGCATGCGCTGGCCGGGGCGCGATGCGGTGTTCTTCGTGCTGCTGACGGCGCTGATGGTGCCGCCGATCTTCACGCAGCTGCCCAACTTCCTGCTGATGCGCGACCTGGGCCTGATCAACACCTACGCCGCGCTCGTGCTGCCGTTCTTCTTCATGACCCCGTTCGCCGTGTTCTTCCTCCGGCAGTTCTTCCTCGGCATCTCCCGCGAGATCGAGGAGGCGGCCCGGCTGGACGGTGCGGGCCACGTCCGCACGTTCTTCCAGCTCATCGTCCCGATGAGCTGGGGCCCGATCACCACCCTCGCCCTGCTGCAGTACGTGCAGGCGTGGAACGAGTACTTCTGGCCGCTGCTGGTGGGCAGCGAGCGCAGCGTCCGCACCCTGACGGTGGCGCTCGGCGTGTTCCGCTCCCAGACCCCGCAGGGCAGCCTCGACTGGCCCGGTCTGATGGCGGCCACGCTGATCGCCGCGCTCCCGGTGCTCCTGCTTTTCATCGCCTTCGGACGCAAGATCGTCGACTCCATCGGCTTCTCGGGGATCAAATGA
- a CDS encoding alpha-galactosidase, producing MTQPAADLIHLRAAGVSVVLGAGGGRLPTVLHWGADLGELTAADLGELAGAGVPSTVPNDLDQVTRAGILAEHAAGWNGRPGLAGQRAGRAWSPLFALTDFAVEHDADGGGRVHATGRDAEAGLEVRLELELLRSGVLRQRATVAIPEDADGEPFVVDGLALTLPVPPVATELFDLAGRWGRERAPQRAPFVVGIHSRENRRGRTGPDAPLILAAGTEGFGFTEGEVWAVHVAWSGNHVTYAERLSTGAAVLGGGELLLPGEVRLAPGESYTGPWVYATHATDGLDGIAARFHAMLRARPHHPANPRPVVMNTWEAVYFDHDLDRLVELARVGADVGVERYVLDDGWFRHRRDDHAGLGDWYVDEGVWPDGLHPLVREVRERGMEFGLWVEPEMVNPDSDLARAHPDWILQTGGRMPIPARHQQVLDLAHPDAYAYILERLDALLTEYPISYLKWDHNRDLVDAGHGPLGVPGVHAQTRAVYRLIDEVRARHPGVEIESCSSGGLRVDLEILERTDRIWGSDMTDPLERQQIQRFTAQLVPPELVGSHVAAPHSHSTARTHDLSFRAGTALFGSFGIEWDVTTTGPEERKELAAWVQLYKDVRGLIHTGTMVRADQHDPSFALHGAVAPDRSEALYALVQLATPLTSVPGQLRLPGLDPDRRYRVTPQAPGDRPSLRQRHAPEWLARGVELPGRVLAGAGLRAPALNPEQLLLLRVTEVTP from the coding sequence ATGACCCAGCCCGCCGCAGACCTGATCCACCTCCGCGCGGCGGGGGTGAGCGTGGTGCTCGGAGCGGGCGGCGGGCGGCTGCCCACGGTGCTGCACTGGGGCGCCGATCTCGGCGAGCTGACCGCCGCCGACCTGGGCGAGCTCGCCGGCGCGGGCGTGCCCTCCACCGTCCCGAACGACCTGGACCAGGTCACCCGCGCCGGGATCCTCGCCGAGCACGCCGCCGGCTGGAACGGCAGGCCGGGGCTCGCGGGGCAGCGCGCGGGCCGGGCGTGGTCACCGCTCTTCGCGCTCACCGACTTCGCCGTGGAGCACGACGCCGACGGCGGGGGCCGGGTGCACGCCACCGGCCGCGACGCCGAGGCGGGCCTCGAGGTGCGGCTGGAGCTGGAGCTGCTCCGGTCGGGTGTGCTGCGGCAGCGGGCCACCGTGGCGATCCCGGAGGACGCGGACGGCGAGCCCTTCGTGGTCGACGGGCTCGCGCTCACGCTGCCGGTGCCGCCGGTCGCGACCGAGCTGTTCGACCTCGCCGGGCGCTGGGGACGGGAGCGGGCGCCGCAGCGGGCGCCGTTCGTCGTCGGCATCCACTCGCGCGAGAACCGCCGCGGCCGCACCGGCCCGGACGCACCGCTGATCCTCGCCGCCGGCACGGAGGGCTTCGGCTTCACCGAGGGCGAGGTGTGGGCGGTCCACGTCGCCTGGAGCGGCAACCACGTGACCTACGCCGAGCGCCTCTCCACGGGCGCCGCCGTGCTCGGCGGCGGCGAGCTGCTGCTGCCCGGCGAGGTGCGGCTCGCGCCGGGGGAGTCCTACACCGGCCCATGGGTGTACGCGACGCACGCCACCGACGGGCTCGACGGCATCGCAGCCCGCTTCCACGCGATGCTGCGCGCGCGGCCCCACCACCCGGCGAACCCGCGACCCGTGGTGATGAACACCTGGGAGGCCGTCTACTTCGACCACGACCTCGACCGGCTCGTCGAGCTCGCCCGCGTCGGCGCCGACGTCGGGGTGGAGCGCTACGTGCTCGACGACGGCTGGTTCCGCCACCGCCGCGACGACCACGCCGGGCTCGGCGACTGGTACGTCGACGAGGGCGTCTGGCCCGACGGCCTGCACCCGCTGGTGCGCGAGGTGCGGGAGCGGGGCATGGAGTTCGGGCTGTGGGTGGAGCCCGAGATGGTGAACCCCGACTCCGACCTCGCCCGCGCCCACCCGGACTGGATCCTGCAGACCGGCGGCCGGATGCCGATCCCCGCCCGCCACCAGCAGGTGCTCGACCTCGCCCACCCCGACGCGTACGCCTACATCCTCGAGCGGCTCGACGCGCTGCTCACGGAGTACCCGATCAGCTACCTCAAGTGGGACCACAACCGCGACCTGGTCGACGCGGGGCACGGCCCACTCGGGGTGCCCGGCGTGCACGCCCAGACCCGCGCCGTCTACCGGTTGATCGACGAGGTGCGGGCCCGCCACCCCGGGGTGGAGATCGAGTCCTGCTCGTCCGGCGGGCTGCGCGTCGACCTGGAGATCCTGGAGCGCACGGACCGGATCTGGGGCAGCGACATGACCGACCCGCTCGAGCGCCAGCAGATCCAGCGCTTCACCGCGCAGCTGGTCCCGCCCGAGCTGGTCGGGTCGCACGTCGCCGCCCCGCACTCCCACTCGACCGCGCGCACCCACGACCTGTCGTTCCGCGCCGGCACCGCGCTCTTCGGCTCGTTCGGGATCGAGTGGGACGTCACCACCACCGGTCCGGAGGAGCGCAAGGAGCTCGCCGCGTGGGTGCAGCTCTACAAGGACGTCCGCGGCCTCATCCACACCGGCACGATGGTCCGCGCCGACCAGCACGACCCGTCGTTCGCGCTGCACGGGGCCGTCGCCCCGGACCGGTCCGAGGCGCTCTACGCGCTCGTGCAGCTGGCCACGCCGCTCACGTCGGTGCCGGGCCAGCTGCGGCTGCCCGGCCTCGACCCGGACCGGCGCTACCGCGTCACCCCCCAGGCCCCTGGCGACCGGCCGTCACTGCGGCAGCGGCACGCGCCGGAGTGGCTCGCCCGCGGGGTCGAGCTGCCCGGCCGCGTGCTCGCGGGGGCCGGACTGCGGGCACCCGCGCTCAACCCCGAGCAGCTGCTGCTCCTGCGCGTCACCGAGGTGACCCCATGA